From Mytilus galloprovincialis chromosome 9, xbMytGall1.hap1.1, whole genome shotgun sequence, the proteins below share one genomic window:
- the LOC143045200 gene encoding cytoplasmic phosphatidylinositol transfer protein 1-like, whose translation MYLKEYRICMPLSVEEYKIGQLYMIAKHSHEQSDHGEGVEVVKNEECDHAKHGKGRFTEKRVYLSSRLPSWIRSMIPNIFYITEKAWNYYPYTETEYTCSFVPLFKVYIETRYENNNGSSENCVGLSSEDLEVREVEHIDIAFEDIPEKNFKKEEDLKTFKSTKTDRGPLQKGWRDTSKPIMCSYKAVKVYFEMWGMQTKVEQFGQRSIRDILVLGHKQAFAWIDEWIDMSMEDLRKYETETNEKTNAKVLNQ comes from the exons atgtatttaaaagaatatagAATATGCATGCCATTGTCAGTTGAAGAG TATAAAATTGGTCAGCTGTATATGATTGCAAAGCACAGTCATGAACAAAGTGACCATGGAGAAGGAGTAGAAGTTGTTAAGAATGAAGAATGTGACCACGCCAAACATGGAAAGGGCAGATTTACAGAGAAAAGGGTTTATTTGTCTAG CCGTTTACCTAGCTGGATACGAAGTATGATTCCAAATATATTCTACATCACAGAGAAAGCATGGAATTATTACCCTTATACAGAAACAG AATACACA TGTTCATTTGTACCACTTTTTAAAGTATATATAGAAACAAGATACGAAAATAATAACGGATCAAGTGAAAAT TGTGTAGGTTTATCTAGTGAAGATTTAGAAGTACGAGAAGTAGAACATATAGATATAGCTTTTGAAGACATTCCAGAGAAAAATTTTAAGAAAGAAGAG GATCTAAAAACCTTCAAGTCTACAAAAACAGACAGAGGACCATTGCAGAAAGGATGGCGG GATACTAGCAAACCAATAATGTGTTCGTATAAAGCAGTAaaagtttattttgaaatgtGGGGAATGCAAACAAAAGTTGAGCAGTTTGGACAAAGG TCAATAAGGGATATTTTAGTACTTGGACACAAGCAGGCATTTGCATGGATTGATGAATGGATAG aTATGTCTATGGAAGACTTGAGAAAGTATGAAACTGAGACAAATGAAAAGACAAATGCTAAAGTACTCAATCAATGA